One window from the genome of Eucalyptus grandis isolate ANBG69807.140 chromosome 7, ASM1654582v1, whole genome shotgun sequence encodes:
- the LOC104452987 gene encoding peptide methionine sulfoxide reductase B3, chloroplastic: protein MAAPGSVRKSEEEWQAVLSPEQFRILRQKGTEYPGTGEYDKFSEEGVYNCAGCGTPLYRSTTKFNSGCGWPAFYEGLPGAITSTPDPDGMRTEITCTACGGHLGHVFKGEGFSTPTDERHCVNSISLKFVPANSYPSQ, encoded by the exons ATGGCCGCGCCCGGGTCGGTCCGGAAGTCGGAGGAGGAGTGGCAAGCGGTCCTGTCGCCCGAGCAGTTCCGTATCCTGAGGCAGAAGGGCACCGA ATATCCAGGCACAGGTGAATACGACAAGTTTTCTGAAGAGGGGGTGTACAATTGTGCAGGATGTGGGACTCCTCTTTACCGGTCTACAACTAAATTTAACTCCGGCTGCGGTTGGCCTGCTTTCTACGAGGGCCTTCCCGGAGCTATAACCAGCACT CCGGATCCAGATGGTATGAGGACGGAAATCACTTGCACCGCATGTGGTGGCCATCTGGGTCACGTGTTCAAGGGCGAAGGGTTCTCGACACCGACCGATGAGCGGCATTGCGTCAATAGTATTTCACTGAAGTTCGTTCCTGCCAACTCTTATCCTTCCCAGTGA